In a genomic window of Callithrix jacchus isolate 240 chromosome 22, calJac240_pri, whole genome shotgun sequence:
- the ANKLE1 gene encoding ankyrin repeat and LEM domain-containing protein 1 isoform X4 — MCSPARLARGLREALREEESWAVEELLRRGADPNLVLEDGAAAVHLAAGARDPRGLRCLGILLCRGGDPNARSVEALTPLHVAAAWGCRRGLELLLSHGADPALRDQDGLRPLDLALQQGHVDCARVLRDLHTRTGTRTIGAETQEPDPAPGTPGLSGPPDETLDSIAQQMQPCRGPDFAGHSLELATALRTGRIPDAQADEDALAQQFERPDPARRWREGVVKSSFTYLLLDPRETQDLPARAFSLTPAERLQTFVRAIFYVGKGTRTRPYIHLWEALGHRGRTRKQACPKVRHILDIWASGCGVVSLHCFQHVVAVEAYTREACIVEALGIQTLTNQKQGHCYGVVAGWPPARRRRLGVHLLHRALLVFLAEGERQLCPQDIQARG; from the exons ATGTGCTCCCCGGCCCGCCTGGCGCGCGGGTTACGGGAGGCGCTGCGGGAGGAGGAGTCCTG GGCGGTGGAGGAGCTGCTGCGCCGCGGGGCTGACCCTAATCTGGTGCTGGAGGACGGCGCAGCGGCCGTGCACTTGGCGGCCGGAGCCAGGGACCCGCGCGGGCTGCGCTGCCTCGGGATTCTACTGTGCCGAGGCGGGGACCCCAACGCTCG ATCTGTGGAGGCGCTGACACCGCTGCATGTGGCCGCCGCCTGGGGCTGTCGCCGTGGCCTGGAGCTGCTGCTGAGCCACGGAGCGGACCCGGCGCTGCGCGACCAG GACGGACTCCGGCCGCTGGACCTGGCCCTGCAGCAGGGCCACGTGGACTGCGCGAGAGTCCTGCGGGATCTCCACACGCGGACCGGGACCCGGACGATCGGGGCAGAGACCCAGGAGCCGGATCCTGCGCCTGGCA CCCCGGGCCTCTCTGGACCTCCCGATGAGACGCTGGACTCCATCGCACAACAAATGCAGCCATGCAGAG GCCCAGACTTTGCAGGACACAGCCTGGAACTGGCTACAGCCCTGCGGACTGGCCGTATTCCAGATGCCCAGGCAGACGAAGACGCATTGGCCCAGCAGTTTGAGCGGCCAGATCCTGCCAGGAGGTGGCGGGAGGGGGTCGTGAAATCTAGCTTCACGTATCTGCTGCTGGACCCCAG GGAGACTCAGGATCTGCCAGCCCGAGCCTTCTCACTGACCCCAGCTGAGCGCCTTCAGACCTTCGTCCGTGCCATCTTCTACGTGGGCAAGGGGACGAGGACCCGGCCGTATATCCACCTCTGGGAGGCCCTTGGTCACCGTGGGCGGACAAGAAAACAG GCCTGCCCCAAGGTGCGTCACATCTTGGACATCTGGGCCAGTGGTTGCGGCGTTGTCTCCCTACATTGCTTCCAGCACGTGGTCGCTGTGGAGGCTTATACACGGGAGGCGTGTATTGTGGAAGCCCTAG GGATCCAGACACTCACCAACCAGAAACAAGGGCACTGCTATGGAGTAGTGGCAGGCTGGCCACCTGCTCGTCGCCGGCGCTTGGGGGTACACCTGCTGCACCGCGCCCTCCTTGTCTTCCTGGCTGAAGGCGAGCGACAGCTTTGTCCCCAGGACATCCAGGCCCGGGGCTGA
- the ANKLE1 gene encoding ankyrin repeat and LEM domain-containing protein 1 isoform X2 yields the protein MCSPARLARGLREALREEESWAVEELLRRGADPNLVLEDGAAAVHLAAGARDPRGLRCLGILLCRGGDPNARSVEALTPLHVAAAWGCRRGLELLLSHGADPALRDQDGLRPLDLALQQGHVDCARVLRDLHTRTGTRTIGAETQEPDPAPGTPGLSGPPDETLDSIAQQMQPCRGDNRDMGLDVDPGRPSLPVPLEIVDKDGSSASPPGHWDSGSDASFVTAFEVSGAEDPALDTPSWAGSLLRTRQGLLHVVRATQRVPRSQGTEAELNTHLQALTLTPPNTASFQSSPSSTPLLDSMPAYSPPQTPPPGASNCHCLREDEASIDSDVAMLWLTEDEASSTGGKDPVAPCQHLPVPTLCDLELLQGLRALGPDFAGHSLELATALRTGRIPDAQADEDALAQQFERPDPARRWREGVVKSSFTYLLLDPRETQDLPARAFSLTPAERLQTFVRAIFYVGKGTRTRPYIHLWEALGHRGRTRKQACPKVRHILDIWASGCGVVSLHCFQHVVAVEAYTREACIVEALGIQTLTNQKQGHCYGVVAGWPPARRRRLGVHLLHRALLVFLAEGERQLCPQDIQARG from the exons ATGTGCTCCCCGGCCCGCCTGGCGCGCGGGTTACGGGAGGCGCTGCGGGAGGAGGAGTCCTG GGCGGTGGAGGAGCTGCTGCGCCGCGGGGCTGACCCTAATCTGGTGCTGGAGGACGGCGCAGCGGCCGTGCACTTGGCGGCCGGAGCCAGGGACCCGCGCGGGCTGCGCTGCCTCGGGATTCTACTGTGCCGAGGCGGGGACCCCAACGCTCG ATCTGTGGAGGCGCTGACACCGCTGCATGTGGCCGCCGCCTGGGGCTGTCGCCGTGGCCTGGAGCTGCTGCTGAGCCACGGAGCGGACCCGGCGCTGCGCGACCAG GACGGACTCCGGCCGCTGGACCTGGCCCTGCAGCAGGGCCACGTGGACTGCGCGAGAGTCCTGCGGGATCTCCACACGCGGACCGGGACCCGGACGATCGGGGCAGAGACCCAGGAGCCGGATCCTGCGCCTGGCA CCCCGGGCCTCTCTGGACCTCCCGATGAGACGCTGGACTCCATCGCACAACAAATGCAGCCATGCAGAGGTGACAACAGGGACATGGGCTTGGATGTTGACCCCGGACGCCCCAGCCTCCCTGTTCCCCTTGAAATTGTGGACAAAGATGGGAGCTCAGCATCCCCTCCAGGGCACTGGGATAGTGGCTCCGATGCCTCTTTCGTCACTGCATTTGAGGTCTCTGGAGCCGAGGACCCAGCCTTGGACACTCCCTCCTGGGCTGGTTCATTGCTACGGACCAGGCAGGGGCTCCTGCATGTTGTCCGTGCCACCCAGAGGGTACCTAGGTCTCAGGGCACAGAGGCAGAACTGAATACCCATCTGCAGGCGCTGACTCTGACCCCACCAAATACTGCCAGCTTCCagtcctccccctcctccacgcCTCTCCTGGACAGCATGCCAGCTTATAGCCCCCCACAGACACCACCCCCTGGAGCCTCTAACTGCCACTGCCTTCGGGAGGACGAGGCATCCATCGATAGTGACGTGGCCATGCTCTGGCTGACAGAGGACGAGGCAAGCTCTACAGGTGGCAAGGACCCTGTTGCCCCTTGCCAGCACCTGCCAGTGCCCACTCTGTGTGACCTAGAGTTGCTGCAAGGGCTCCGAGCGCTTG GCCCAGACTTTGCAGGACACAGCCTGGAACTGGCTACAGCCCTGCGGACTGGCCGTATTCCAGATGCCCAGGCAGACGAAGACGCATTGGCCCAGCAGTTTGAGCGGCCAGATCCTGCCAGGAGGTGGCGGGAGGGGGTCGTGAAATCTAGCTTCACGTATCTGCTGCTGGACCCCAG GGAGACTCAGGATCTGCCAGCCCGAGCCTTCTCACTGACCCCAGCTGAGCGCCTTCAGACCTTCGTCCGTGCCATCTTCTACGTGGGCAAGGGGACGAGGACCCGGCCGTATATCCACCTCTGGGAGGCCCTTGGTCACCGTGGGCGGACAAGAAAACAG GCCTGCCCCAAGGTGCGTCACATCTTGGACATCTGGGCCAGTGGTTGCGGCGTTGTCTCCCTACATTGCTTCCAGCACGTGGTCGCTGTGGAGGCTTATACACGGGAGGCGTGTATTGTGGAAGCCCTAG GGATCCAGACACTCACCAACCAGAAACAAGGGCACTGCTATGGAGTAGTGGCAGGCTGGCCACCTGCTCGTCGCCGGCGCTTGGGGGTACACCTGCTGCACCGCGCCCTCCTTGTCTTCCTGGCTGAAGGCGAGCGACAGCTTTGTCCCCAGGACATCCAGGCCCGGGGCTGA
- the MRPL34 gene encoding large ribosomal subunit protein bL34m — protein sequence MALLAGSVLGPACRSTALLGGRWLQPRAWLGCPDAWGLPTPQQARGKARGNEYQPSNIKRKRKHGWIRRLSTPAGVQVILRRMLKGRKSLSH from the exons ATGGCTCTCTTGGCTGGATCGGTTTTGGGCCCCGCGTGTAGGTCGACAGCGTTGCTGGGTGGCAG GTGGCTCCAACCCCGGGCCTGGCTGGGTTGCCCGGACGCCTGGGGCCTCCCCACTCCGCAGCAGGCCCGGGGCAAGGCTCGTGGTAATGAGTACCAGCCGAGCAATATCAAACGCAAGCGCAAGCACGGCTGGATCCGGCGCCTGAGCACGCCGGCCGGCGTCCAGGTCATCCTTCGTCGAATGCTCAAGGGCCGCAAGTCGCTGAGCCATTGA
- the ABHD8 gene encoding protein ABHD8, translating into MLTGVTDGIFCCLLGTPPNAVGPLESVESSDGYTFVEVKPGRVLRVKHAGPAPTAAPPPPSSASSDAAQGDLSGLVRCQRRITVYRNGRLLVENLGRAPRADLLNGQNGSGEPPAALEVELADPAGSDGRSAPGSAGSGSGSGSGGRRRRARRPKRTIHIDCEKRITSCKGAQADVVLFFIHGVGGSLAIWKEQLDFFVRLGYEVVAPDLAGHGASSAPQVAAAYTFYALAEDMRAIFKRYAKKRNVLIGHSYGVSFCTFLAHEYPDLVHKVIMINGGGPTALEPSFCSIFNMPACVLHCLSPCLAWSFLKAGFARQGAKEKQLLKEGNAFNVSSFVLRAMMSGQYWPEGDEVYHAELTVPVLLVHGMHDKFVPVEEDQRMAEILLLAFLKLIDEGSHMVMLECPETVNTLLHEFLLWEPEPSPRALPEPLPAPLEDKK; encoded by the exons ATGCTGACCGGGGTGACCGACGGTATCTTCTGTTGCCTGCTGGGCACGCCCCCCAACGCGGTGGGGCCCCTGGAGAGCGTCGAGTCCAGCGATGGCTACACCTTTGTAGAGGTCAAGCCCGGCCGCGTGCTGCGGGTGAAGCATGCAGGACCCGCCCCGACCGCTGCCCCACCTCCACCATCATCCGCGTCCTCGGATGCCGCCCAGGGGGACCTCTCCGGCTTGGTCCGCTGTCAGCGCCGCATCACCGTGTACCGCAATGGGAGGTTGTTGGTGGAAAACCTGGGCCGAGCCCCTCGAGCCGACCTCCTGAACGGGCAGAATGGCTCTGGGGAGCCGCCGGCCGCCCTGGAAGTGGAGCTGGCCGACCCGGCGGGCAGCGATGGCCGCTCGGCTCCCGGCAGTGCCGGCAGCGGCAGCGGCAGTGGCAGTGGTGGGCGGCGGCGGCGAGCCCGGCGCCCCAAGAGGACCATCCACATTGACTGTGAGAAGCGCATCACTAGCTGCAAAGGCGCCCAGGCCGACGTGGTGCTCTTTTTCATACATGGTGTCGGCGGCTCCCTGGCCATCTGGAAGGAGCAGCTGGACTTCTTTGTACGCCTAGGCTATGAAGTCGTGGCTCCCGACCTGGCCGGCCACGGGGCCAGCTCCGCGCCCCAGGTGGCCGCAGCCTATACCTTCTACGCGCTGGCTGAGGACATGCGAGCGATCTTCAAGCGCTATGCCAAGAAGCGAAATGTGCTCATTGGTCATTCCTATGG TGTCTCCTTCTGCACATTCCTGGCACACGAGTACCCAGACCTAGTGCACAAGGTGATCATGATCAATGGCGGGGGCCCTACGGCGCTGGAGCCCAGCTTCTGCTCAATCTTCAACATGCCCGCCTGCGTTCTGCACTGCTTGTCGCCCTGCCTGGCCTGGAGCTTCCTCAA GGCCGGCTTCGCCCGCCAAGGAGCCAAGGAGAAGCAGCTGTTAAAAGAGGGCAACGCTTTCAACGTGTCATCCTTCGTGCTGCGGGCCATGATGAGCGGACAGTACTGGCCCGAGGGTGACGAGGTCTACCACGCCGAGCTCACCGTGCCCGTCCTGCTTGTCCACGGCATGCACGATAAGTTTGTGCCCGTGGAGGAAGACCAGCGCATGGCCGAG ATCCTGCTCTTGGCATTCCTGAAGCTCATCGACGAGGGCAGCCACATGGTGATGCTGGAATGCCCCGAGACGGTCAACACGCTGCTCCACGAATTCCTGCTCTGGGAGCCCGAGCCCTCGCCCAGGGCTCTGCCCGAGCCACTGCCGGCGCCTCTAGAAGATAAGAAGTAG
- the ANKLE1 gene encoding ankyrin repeat and LEM domain-containing protein 1 isoform X3: MCSPARLARGLREALREEESWAVEELLRRGADPNLVLEDGAAAVHLAAGARDPRGLRCLGILLCRGGDPNARSVEALTPLHVAAAWGCRRGLELLLSHGADPALRDQDGLRPLDLALQQGHVDCARVLRDLHTRTGTRTIGAETQEPDPAPGTPGLSGPPDETLDSIAQQMQPCRGDNRDMGLDVDPGRPSLPVPLEIVDKDGSSASPPGHWDSGSDASFVTAFEVSGAEDPALDTPSWAGSLLRTRQGLLHVVRATQRVPRSQGTEAELNTHLQALTLTPPNTASFQSSPSSTPLLDSMPAYSPPQTPPPGASNCHCLREDEASIDSDVAMLWLTEDEASSTGGKDPVAPCQHLPVPTLCDLELLQGLRALGENPGPVTPFTRQFYLQRLQEAQVAPGPDFAGHSLELATALRTGRIPDAQADEDALAQQFERPDPARRWREGVVKSSFTYLLLDPRPAPRCVTSWTSGPVVAALSPYIASSTWSLWRLIHGRRVLWKP; encoded by the exons ATGTGCTCCCCGGCCCGCCTGGCGCGCGGGTTACGGGAGGCGCTGCGGGAGGAGGAGTCCTG GGCGGTGGAGGAGCTGCTGCGCCGCGGGGCTGACCCTAATCTGGTGCTGGAGGACGGCGCAGCGGCCGTGCACTTGGCGGCCGGAGCCAGGGACCCGCGCGGGCTGCGCTGCCTCGGGATTCTACTGTGCCGAGGCGGGGACCCCAACGCTCG ATCTGTGGAGGCGCTGACACCGCTGCATGTGGCCGCCGCCTGGGGCTGTCGCCGTGGCCTGGAGCTGCTGCTGAGCCACGGAGCGGACCCGGCGCTGCGCGACCAG GACGGACTCCGGCCGCTGGACCTGGCCCTGCAGCAGGGCCACGTGGACTGCGCGAGAGTCCTGCGGGATCTCCACACGCGGACCGGGACCCGGACGATCGGGGCAGAGACCCAGGAGCCGGATCCTGCGCCTGGCA CCCCGGGCCTCTCTGGACCTCCCGATGAGACGCTGGACTCCATCGCACAACAAATGCAGCCATGCAGAGGTGACAACAGGGACATGGGCTTGGATGTTGACCCCGGACGCCCCAGCCTCCCTGTTCCCCTTGAAATTGTGGACAAAGATGGGAGCTCAGCATCCCCTCCAGGGCACTGGGATAGTGGCTCCGATGCCTCTTTCGTCACTGCATTTGAGGTCTCTGGAGCCGAGGACCCAGCCTTGGACACTCCCTCCTGGGCTGGTTCATTGCTACGGACCAGGCAGGGGCTCCTGCATGTTGTCCGTGCCACCCAGAGGGTACCTAGGTCTCAGGGCACAGAGGCAGAACTGAATACCCATCTGCAGGCGCTGACTCTGACCCCACCAAATACTGCCAGCTTCCagtcctccccctcctccacgcCTCTCCTGGACAGCATGCCAGCTTATAGCCCCCCACAGACACCACCCCCTGGAGCCTCTAACTGCCACTGCCTTCGGGAGGACGAGGCATCCATCGATAGTGACGTGGCCATGCTCTGGCTGACAGAGGACGAGGCAAGCTCTACAGGTGGCAAGGACCCTGTTGCCCCTTGCCAGCACCTGCCAGTGCCCACTCTGTGTGACCTAGAGTTGCTGCAAGGGCTCCGAGCGCTTGGTGAGAATCCTGGCCCCGTCACACCCTTCACCCGGCAGTTCTACCTCCAACGGCTGCAAGAAGCCCAGGTTGCCCCTG GCCCAGACTTTGCAGGACACAGCCTGGAACTGGCTACAGCCCTGCGGACTGGCCGTATTCCAGATGCCCAGGCAGACGAAGACGCATTGGCCCAGCAGTTTGAGCGGCCAGATCCTGCCAGGAGGTGGCGGGAGGGGGTCGTGAAATCTAGCTTCACGTATCTGCTGCTGGACCCCAG GCCTGCCCCAAGGTGCGTCACATCTTGGACATCTGGGCCAGTGGTTGCGGCGTTGTCTCCCTACATTGCTTCCAGCACGTGGTCGCTGTGGAGGCTTATACACGGGAGGCGTGTATTGTGGAAGCCCTAG
- the ANKLE1 gene encoding ankyrin repeat and LEM domain-containing protein 1 isoform X1, whose translation MCSPARLARGLREALREEESWAVEELLRRGADPNLVLEDGAAAVHLAAGARDPRGLRCLGILLCRGGDPNARSVEALTPLHVAAAWGCRRGLELLLSHGADPALRDQDGLRPLDLALQQGHVDCARVLRDLHTRTGTRTIGAETQEPDPAPGTPGLSGPPDETLDSIAQQMQPCRGDNRDMGLDVDPGRPSLPVPLEIVDKDGSSASPPGHWDSGSDASFVTAFEVSGAEDPALDTPSWAGSLLRTRQGLLHVVRATQRVPRSQGTEAELNTHLQALTLTPPNTASFQSSPSSTPLLDSMPAYSPPQTPPPGASNCHCLREDEASIDSDVAMLWLTEDEASSTGGKDPVAPCQHLPVPTLCDLELLQGLRALGENPGPVTPFTRQFYLQRLQEAQVAPGPDFAGHSLELATALRTGRIPDAQADEDALAQQFERPDPARRWREGVVKSSFTYLLLDPRETQDLPARAFSLTPAERLQTFVRAIFYVGKGTRTRPYIHLWEALGHRGRTRKQACPKVRHILDIWASGCGVVSLHCFQHVVAVEAYTREACIVEALGIQTLTNQKQGHCYGVVAGWPPARRRRLGVHLLHRALLVFLAEGERQLCPQDIQARG comes from the exons ATGTGCTCCCCGGCCCGCCTGGCGCGCGGGTTACGGGAGGCGCTGCGGGAGGAGGAGTCCTG GGCGGTGGAGGAGCTGCTGCGCCGCGGGGCTGACCCTAATCTGGTGCTGGAGGACGGCGCAGCGGCCGTGCACTTGGCGGCCGGAGCCAGGGACCCGCGCGGGCTGCGCTGCCTCGGGATTCTACTGTGCCGAGGCGGGGACCCCAACGCTCG ATCTGTGGAGGCGCTGACACCGCTGCATGTGGCCGCCGCCTGGGGCTGTCGCCGTGGCCTGGAGCTGCTGCTGAGCCACGGAGCGGACCCGGCGCTGCGCGACCAG GACGGACTCCGGCCGCTGGACCTGGCCCTGCAGCAGGGCCACGTGGACTGCGCGAGAGTCCTGCGGGATCTCCACACGCGGACCGGGACCCGGACGATCGGGGCAGAGACCCAGGAGCCGGATCCTGCGCCTGGCA CCCCGGGCCTCTCTGGACCTCCCGATGAGACGCTGGACTCCATCGCACAACAAATGCAGCCATGCAGAGGTGACAACAGGGACATGGGCTTGGATGTTGACCCCGGACGCCCCAGCCTCCCTGTTCCCCTTGAAATTGTGGACAAAGATGGGAGCTCAGCATCCCCTCCAGGGCACTGGGATAGTGGCTCCGATGCCTCTTTCGTCACTGCATTTGAGGTCTCTGGAGCCGAGGACCCAGCCTTGGACACTCCCTCCTGGGCTGGTTCATTGCTACGGACCAGGCAGGGGCTCCTGCATGTTGTCCGTGCCACCCAGAGGGTACCTAGGTCTCAGGGCACAGAGGCAGAACTGAATACCCATCTGCAGGCGCTGACTCTGACCCCACCAAATACTGCCAGCTTCCagtcctccccctcctccacgcCTCTCCTGGACAGCATGCCAGCTTATAGCCCCCCACAGACACCACCCCCTGGAGCCTCTAACTGCCACTGCCTTCGGGAGGACGAGGCATCCATCGATAGTGACGTGGCCATGCTCTGGCTGACAGAGGACGAGGCAAGCTCTACAGGTGGCAAGGACCCTGTTGCCCCTTGCCAGCACCTGCCAGTGCCCACTCTGTGTGACCTAGAGTTGCTGCAAGGGCTCCGAGCGCTTGGTGAGAATCCTGGCCCCGTCACACCCTTCACCCGGCAGTTCTACCTCCAACGGCTGCAAGAAGCCCAGGTTGCCCCTG GCCCAGACTTTGCAGGACACAGCCTGGAACTGGCTACAGCCCTGCGGACTGGCCGTATTCCAGATGCCCAGGCAGACGAAGACGCATTGGCCCAGCAGTTTGAGCGGCCAGATCCTGCCAGGAGGTGGCGGGAGGGGGTCGTGAAATCTAGCTTCACGTATCTGCTGCTGGACCCCAG GGAGACTCAGGATCTGCCAGCCCGAGCCTTCTCACTGACCCCAGCTGAGCGCCTTCAGACCTTCGTCCGTGCCATCTTCTACGTGGGCAAGGGGACGAGGACCCGGCCGTATATCCACCTCTGGGAGGCCCTTGGTCACCGTGGGCGGACAAGAAAACAG GCCTGCCCCAAGGTGCGTCACATCTTGGACATCTGGGCCAGTGGTTGCGGCGTTGTCTCCCTACATTGCTTCCAGCACGTGGTCGCTGTGGAGGCTTATACACGGGAGGCGTGTATTGTGGAAGCCCTAG GGATCCAGACACTCACCAACCAGAAACAAGGGCACTGCTATGGAGTAGTGGCAGGCTGGCCACCTGCTCGTCGCCGGCGCTTGGGGGTACACCTGCTGCACCGCGCCCTCCTTGTCTTCCTGGCTGAAGGCGAGCGACAGCTTTGTCCCCAGGACATCCAGGCCCGGGGCTGA